The following proteins are encoded in a genomic region of Streptococcus equi subsp. equi:
- the secG gene encoding preprotein translocase subunit, with translation MYDLLLTILLVLSVLLVIAIFMQPQKNPSSNVFDSSGSEALFERTKARGFEAFMQRFTAVLVFFWLGIALVLAILSSK, from the coding sequence ATGTACGACTTACTACTTACGATATTGCTAGTATTATCAGTGTTGCTTGTGATTGCTATCTTTATGCAGCCACAAAAAAATCCTAGTAGCAATGTTTTTGATAGCAGTGGCTCAGAAGCCTTGTTTGAGCGTACAAAAGCTCGCGGATTTGAAGCTTTTATGCAACGTTTTACAGCAGTTCTAGTGTTTTTTTGGTTAGGAATTGCGTTAGTGCTTGCCATTTTATCAAGTAAATAA